One stretch of Alcaligenes faecalis DNA includes these proteins:
- a CDS encoding NUDIX hydrolase encodes MIDTQEPVVSAELVAVLVAVSDGEPRVLTTDAGQALPAGPFQHTHRSLQTGLRDWVETQTHHPVGYVEQLYTFADRDRFDAQGTRIVSVSYVGLTREVGQPDVAQVIWQDCYRYFPWEDRRDGAPNIIQETIVPALLNWCEQDESLRALRRQRVNYSFGLEGAIWNEDFVLQRYELLYEAGLLPESCRRRQREQQELGKHYELGLGMRHDHRRILATGLARLRAKIKYRPVVFELMPPEFTLLQLQQAVEALAGRGLHKQNFRRLIEQQALVEETGAMSVGGSGRPAKLFRFRGDVLFERAISGSKLPLAKQAR; translated from the coding sequence GTGATCGATACGCAGGAACCTGTAGTCAGTGCTGAACTGGTGGCTGTTTTAGTGGCTGTCAGCGACGGCGAGCCTCGTGTCTTGACCACGGATGCCGGCCAAGCCTTGCCCGCCGGGCCGTTTCAGCACACGCACCGTTCTTTGCAAACGGGGCTGCGCGATTGGGTGGAAACCCAAACCCATCACCCGGTGGGGTATGTGGAGCAGCTGTATACCTTTGCAGACAGGGATCGTTTTGACGCGCAGGGTACGCGTATTGTGTCGGTCAGCTATGTGGGGCTGACGCGCGAAGTGGGCCAGCCGGATGTGGCCCAAGTGATCTGGCAGGACTGCTACCGTTACTTCCCGTGGGAAGATCGGCGGGATGGCGCGCCCAATATCATTCAGGAAACTATCGTGCCTGCTCTCCTGAACTGGTGCGAGCAGGATGAATCCTTGCGTGCCTTGCGTCGTCAGCGCGTCAATTACAGTTTCGGCCTGGAAGGGGCGATCTGGAACGAGGACTTTGTCTTGCAGCGTTACGAGCTGCTGTATGAAGCGGGTTTGTTGCCCGAGTCCTGTCGCCGTCGCCAGCGTGAACAGCAGGAGTTGGGTAAGCATTACGAGCTGGGTCTGGGCATGCGCCACGATCACCGTCGTATTCTTGCCACCGGCCTGGCGCGTTTGCGCGCCAAAATCAAATACCGCCCCGTGGTGTTTGAATTGATGCCGCCCGAATTCACCTTGCTGCAATTGCAGCAGGCTGTGGAAGCCCTGGCAGGGCGGGGACTGCATAAGCAGAACTTCCGCCGTTTGATTGAACAGCAAGCACTGGTAGAAGAAACCGGCGCCATGAGTGTGGGTGGCTCAGGCCGGCCCGCCAAGCTGTTCCGCTTCCGTGGTGACGTTTTGTTTGAACGGGCGATCTCGGGCAGTAAATTGCCGTTGGCGAAACAAGCACGTTAA
- the nadC gene encoding carboxylating nicotinate-nucleotide diphosphorylase has protein sequence MSIINAPEPTVQAVETRAHRIPSLPDVILEPLVRATLQEDLGRAGDLTTDSIVPATARTQMRLVAREEGVLAGLDLARLAFTLLDPTLRFEAQLQDGDALTPGAQIAVISGSARSMLTAERCALNFLGHLSGVASATASIARAIAPYGTKVTCTRKTMPGLRAVQKYAVRVGGGSNHRFGLDDAVLIKDNHIAVAGGVKAAVEAARAYIGHLVCIEVEVDTLEQLDEVLELGVDSILLDNMDTATLTEAVARVAGRAKTEASGRITPETAVEIARCGVDRIAVGWITHSARVLDIGLDA, from the coding sequence ATGAGCATAATTAATGCCCCCGAGCCGACAGTACAAGCTGTAGAGACACGAGCTCACCGTATTCCTTCCTTGCCTGACGTCATTCTGGAACCCTTGGTGCGCGCCACCTTGCAAGAAGACCTGGGTCGCGCCGGTGATCTGACAACGGACTCCATCGTTCCCGCAACAGCGCGTACGCAAATGCGTCTGGTTGCCCGCGAAGAAGGCGTATTGGCTGGCCTGGATCTGGCTCGTCTGGCTTTTACCTTGCTGGACCCGACGCTGCGCTTTGAAGCGCAACTGCAAGATGGCGATGCCCTGACTCCGGGTGCACAGATTGCGGTCATCAGCGGCTCGGCCCGTTCCATGCTGACGGCAGAGCGTTGCGCCTTGAACTTCCTGGGGCATTTAAGTGGCGTGGCATCGGCCACCGCTTCCATCGCTCGTGCAATTGCACCTTATGGCACTAAAGTCACCTGCACCCGCAAAACCATGCCCGGCCTGCGCGCCGTGCAGAAATACGCGGTTCGAGTCGGTGGTGGCAGTAACCATCGCTTTGGTCTGGATGACGCGGTACTGATCAAAGACAATCACATTGCCGTGGCCGGGGGCGTCAAAGCCGCTGTGGAAGCGGCCCGTGCCTATATCGGCCATCTGGTTTGCATCGAGGTGGAAGTCGATACCCTGGAGCAGCTGGATGAAGTGCTGGAATTGGGTGTGGACAGCATTCTTCTGGACAATATGGACACCGCGACCTTGACCGAGGCTGTGGCCCGCGTCGCAGGCCGTGCCAAAACAGAAGCCTCTGGTCGTATCACTCCAGAAACAGCCGTAGAAATTGCCCGTTGCGGTGTAGACCGAATTGCAGTGGGTTGGATTACGCACAGTGCCCGTGTACTGGATATTGGTCTGGATGCTTGA
- a CDS encoding tripartite tricarboxylate transporter substrate binding protein, which translates to MAGFQVGKRAAAVALLGMVALGLSNQAAQAREEAAEQAVKYPVKPITVIVTFPPGGGTDLLARKLGPRLEKALGQPVIIDNRPGASGNIGARAVAYARADGYTLLMANSSFAINPGVFRNLGFKPKEDFAPIANIGFVPSVIVTGHGSDIQNLEQVLEQQSEPALAYASCGNGTPQHLAGEMLYDLRGTALLHIPYRGCGPALNDVVAGQVPLGIVTLSSAATLIESGHLRALAVTSAQRSPVLPKVPTVAEVSHSDFELDQWHGLLAPSHTPEHIINTLNRVVQKALTDPAMQSQLLALGYTPQEGNESAQASGFKAMIWNDIDRFGALAYKIGLQVD; encoded by the coding sequence ATGGCGGGTTTTCAGGTGGGTAAGCGGGCGGCAGCAGTCGCCTTGCTGGGAATGGTAGCGCTGGGTTTGAGCAATCAGGCGGCGCAGGCAAGGGAGGAGGCGGCCGAGCAGGCTGTGAAGTATCCCGTCAAGCCGATTACCGTGATCGTCACCTTTCCGCCTGGCGGCGGGACCGATTTGCTGGCCCGCAAACTGGGCCCCAGACTGGAAAAGGCGTTGGGCCAGCCCGTCATTATTGACAACCGACCCGGTGCCAGCGGCAATATCGGTGCGCGCGCCGTAGCCTATGCCCGCGCCGATGGCTATACCTTGCTGATGGCCAACAGCTCCTTTGCCATCAACCCTGGCGTGTTCCGTAACCTGGGCTTTAAGCCTAAAGAAGACTTTGCGCCGATCGCCAATATAGGCTTTGTGCCTTCCGTGATCGTGACGGGGCACGGCTCGGATATTCAGAATCTGGAACAAGTGCTGGAGCAGCAGTCCGAACCAGCCTTGGCCTACGCATCCTGCGGAAACGGCACGCCCCAGCATCTGGCCGGGGAAATGCTCTACGACTTGCGAGGCACGGCCTTGCTGCATATCCCGTATCGTGGCTGCGGCCCCGCATTGAATGATGTCGTCGCAGGCCAAGTGCCTTTAGGCATCGTGACTTTGTCCAGTGCCGCTACCTTGATCGAGTCCGGGCATTTACGTGCCCTGGCCGTCACCTCTGCCCAACGCAGCCCTGTCTTGCCTAAGGTGCCAACCGTGGCCGAAGTCAGTCATAGCGATTTTGAACTGGACCAGTGGCATGGTTTGCTGGCGCCATCCCACACGCCTGAACACATCATCAATACGCTGAACCGCGTTGTGCAAAAGGCGCTGACAGACCCGGCCATGCAATCGCAATTGCTGGCATTGGGCTATACGCCACAAGAAGGCAATGAATCAGCGCAAGCCAGTGGTTTCAAGGCCATGATCTGGAATGACAT